In Geminocystis sp. NIES-3708, a single window of DNA contains:
- a CDS encoding TetR/AcrR family transcriptional regulator has protein sequence MAKETYIPCLLELFRKYGYDGATLSKISKATGLGKASLYHHFPGGKDEMMKSVLDFLEQWLEQYILPCLRQQGDSLSKLKLMGDRLWELYEGGEQPCLFAILLSGTARDLFHDQVKKLFLVWIETMSQVFIEEGIDELLAREKAEDVAISIQGSLILSQAFNSSLPFQRIIKQLSI, from the coding sequence ATGGCAAAAGAAACTTATATTCCTTGTTTATTGGAATTATTTAGAAAGTATGGTTATGACGGAGCGACTCTTTCTAAAATCTCTAAGGCTACTGGTTTAGGAAAAGCTAGTCTTTACCACCACTTTCCGGGAGGAAAAGATGAGATGATGAAATCTGTCTTAGATTTTCTTGAGCAGTGGTTAGAACAATATATTTTACCTTGTTTGCGTCAACAAGGAGATTCCCTCTCTAAGTTAAAGTTGATGGGTGATCGTTTATGGGAACTATATGAAGGAGGAGAACAACCATGTTTATTTGCTATTTTATTATCTGGTACTGCTCGTGATTTATTTCACGATCAAGTAAAAAAATTATTTTTAGTTTGGATTGAAACAATGAGTCAGGTATTTATAGAAGAAGGAATAGATGAATTATTGGCAAGGGAAAAAGCAGAAGATGTAGCAATCTCCATTCAAGGTTCACTAATTTTATCTCAAGCCTTCAATAGTTCTTTACCTTTTCAAAGAATTATCAAACAACTTTCAATCTAA
- a CDS encoding glutathione S-transferase family protein has product MIKLYGHELSGNSYKVKLMLALLNLDYEWIKIDLMRGEHKQPEFLALNPFGQVPLLVDGEIVLGDAQAILVYLARQYGNEQWLPLAALPLAKVIRWLSTTAGEIRQGMESTRLYHLFKATNINLDRANQKAEYILTQLNDHLSNREWLEFNHPTIADVAVFPYVGLATDGKIDLTPYPNVLSWINRVKTLPNFVGMIGINN; this is encoded by the coding sequence ATGATTAAACTTTATGGGCATGAACTTTCAGGAAATAGCTACAAGGTAAAGTTAATGTTAGCTTTACTGAATTTAGATTATGAATGGATTAAGATTGATTTAATGAGAGGGGAACATAAACAACCTGAATTTTTAGCTTTAAATCCTTTTGGGCAAGTACCTTTATTAGTTGATGGAGAGATAGTCTTAGGAGATGCCCAAGCAATTTTAGTTTATTTAGCAAGACAATATGGTAATGAACAATGGTTGCCTTTAGCGGCTCTGCCTTTAGCAAAAGTAATTCGTTGGCTTTCCACCACTGCAGGAGAAATTCGTCAAGGAATGGAATCGACAAGACTCTATCATTTATTCAAAGCTACCAATATTAATTTAGATCGAGCTAATCAAAAAGCAGAATATATCTTGACTCAACTGAATGATCATCTTAGTAACCGAGAATGGTTAGAGTTCAATCATCCTACCATTGCTGATGTAGCAGTTTTTCCTTATGTTGGTCTTGCCACCGATGGTAAAATTGACCTTACTCCCTATCCTAATGTTTTAAGTTGGATTAATCGAGTTAAAACTCTTCCTAATTTTGTCGGTATGATTGGGATTAATAATTAA